The region TGCCGCTGACGCGCGACCGGCACACCCGCGTCGGTGTAGGTGCTGTCTGTCCGCGTCTTAGCGGCCCGCGCGGCGGCGTCGGCGGCCTCATAGGAGTCGAACGTCTTGGAACCGTCCGCCGCCGCAACGGGCTGCTTGCGCTTCGCCACCGCGTTCCACACGGTCGCCCGGTACCGGCCGGAAGGAAGTTGTTCGACGCTGTAACCGGGACCGCGCCGGGGCGCCTTGCGCTTGGTGCTCATCGGGGATCGTGCCCCTCTCGCTCGCGCACGCGCGGCGATCCCTGCAAGACCGGAGGCTAGACCGGCGACCCGGAAACGATCAAACCCATGGGAACAGTCTGTTCCCACGCCCACGCGTGCCCACGGCCCGTGATCCACTCACAAGCCGCTGACCAGCGGGTTCGGCCGATCGCTCCCGGTCCGCCGCGCCTAGGGCCAATAAGGTCCCCTTATGACCAATAACCTTGCCCGCTACGGCCTGGCGGGCCCGTGCGGCCGGCGCCGGACCAAAAGTGGTCCGATGTCCCGTGGCAACAGGCCGAACGCTCCTAGTTCGGGACCGAGACCTGGTTGAACGGGAGCATCGGTTCCAGCCAGGGGAAGACCACGAACAGCAGCAGCGCGATCACTCCCAGGGCCAGCAGCAGCGCGAGCACCAGCTTCGCGCCCAGCGGCCCGGGGAGGTGACGCCAGATCCAGCCGTACATCTATGCCTCCCCGATCGCCTGCAACAACTGGACATACGTGGCGTCGGCCGTCTTCGGGAACTGGTTGGTCAGCACCGCGTGCACGATCAGCCGTTGCCGGTCGGAGAACTGCGGGTGGCACGTGGTCAGCGTGAGCAGTGCGACCTGCTGTGCGGGCGGCAGGATGTCGAGCGGTTTGTGCGGCACCGGCGCCACGACATCGCCCTCGTTCGGGCTGACGATCTCGCGGCCATAGGTCTCGCCGTATGGGCCGCCGTCGGCCGCCTTCGTCCGCAGCGTGCCGACATGCGAGCACTGCGGTTGCGCGCCCTTCCCGGTCGACCAGTTCGCGATCTCGTCGGAGGGCGGCAGTACGCGGTAGACGAAGAAGTCCGTCTGCGTCTCCACTACGATCGCGTCGCAAGAGCTCAGCAGGTCCAGGTCGTTGAAGGGCGCACCCTTGCCGACCCGGTGCCCGGCGACCGCGAAGTTGCCTGGCTCGCCGGGCAGCGCGGTGCCCTTGTAGTGCCCCGGCCCGACCTCCAGTGCCGCCGCTTCGGCGCCTTCCTGGATGGTGAAGTGGTAGTCGGCGCCGAAGCTCGGGATGTACAGCTTGGCGAACGCTTTGCCGTCGATCAGTTCGGGATGCGGCTGCCGGCCCCGTGCCCAGTCCCCGTTGAGCGTCATCGTCGCGCTGGCCTGTTTCTTCGCCGAGAAGAGGTCGGTCACGTACAGCTCGTAGACGACAAACAGCAGGACGACCAGCCCAGCGGTGATCAGCAGCTCGCCGAAGGTTCGCACGATCTTCGCGCCGAGTCCCCCCGAAAACTTCGGTGCTTCCAGGATCGCCACGCGTGCTCCTTTCCAGAACTCGTTTACGTTAGCGTGTCAGGTGCAGGTGGCTGCGCGCGGAGTCGCCGACCAAGGTGCGCGCTGCCGGGCCGTCGCATCCGAGACGTTCTTTTAGGTACCGAAGTCACCGCCACCCTGACCCTTGAAGTCGGCGTAGAACGGATCGAACCCCATACCTAGAGTCCGAGAGCGGAAATCGCTTGCCTGGCAACGCTTCTCGCCTTCACGGTCAGCTTCTGGTTGGTCGTCACGATGACCGCCGCACCGCCTTTGACCACGGCATACACCGCGCCGGCTTCCGTCGACTGGTAGCCGCCCTGCCAGCCTGCCGGGTCGGTCGCGGGGTTGCTCGTGTCTACCGGCGCCGCGTTGTCAACGAGTGCCTTCGCCACTGCCGGGTCGCCGGAATACACCCGAACTGTGAGTTGGAGCTTCCCGGTGAGCGCATAGAAGAAGCACGCCGGGTGTGGCTTGTCCGCCGAGGTCTGGACTTTCGACACGCGCTGTCCGTTCGCGTCGGCAACGAAGGTGTTGGTCAGGTAGGGGCACGGCCCGGCACCGGTGGGTTGCGGATCGGGCGGGAGCTGGACCGGTGTCGTCGTGGTGGTCGGTGTAGTGCTGGTGGGCGCGGACTGGTTAGTCTGCGAGCAGGCCGTTGTGAGGGCGGCGGTGATCCCGAGGGCAAGTACGGTTCGTCGCATGGCCGCATTCTCCCGAAAAAAGACGAGTTGTCGGGTGTGACCCCTCTAGCAGGCTGGGACTCGTACCGTGCCGAACGTGCACCACTGTCTACTGTGGTCGAACTGTTCAGTGAAACAGCGTGGCGCCAAGCGGGTGTTGTTGGTCGAAACCGGGGAGTATCAGGAAGGTCGCACTGGCGGTAGTGGTGGTGAATTGCAGCAGTGCGTCGGAATTATCCATATGGGTCAGGGTGTTGGTGAAAGTTCGTATGTCGTTTTGGAAGCTCATGAAAAGCAGGCCGGGGACGGGTTCGTCGGTGCTGTAGGAACGACGGAGCATGAGGCCGACGCCAACGACGTTGGAGTGCGCCCTGCGGACGTGGGCGTCCGCCGGGATGAGGTACCGTCCGTCCGGCGTTTTGGCGCCGAGGTCCGGGTCCGATGTGATGGTGCCACCGGAGAGAGGCACGCCGGTGGCTCGGCGCCGACCGAAGACTGCCTCCTGGCCGGCAACGGGCAGCGTGGCGAACCGCGGCAGATCGAGTTCCATGCGTCGTAGTACGGCAATGGTGCCGCCGGCGACCGGAGCCGGCCCGGCCAGCCACAGGTCTCGTTGTTCCTGGACGGTGGTATGCGGGCCCACGATGCCGTCGATGAAACCGAACAGGTTTCGTGGCGCGGTAAGGCCCTGATCTACGGGAATGTTCGAACCGCGGCGCCCGGACTGCCGCCAGCGTTCGCGTATCCGGTCGCCAGCCTGGTCCAAAAGCGCGGCAGCGACGACCGATACTGCCAAGGCGTCGCTGGCGCAGATCTGTATCAGCAGGTCACCGCCGCGTGCCTGCGGGGCGATCCGCTCCCGGGAGAACTGTGGGAGATCCACGGCGCCGGGTAGGGAAGGATCGACCATGCGTACCAGTCGGGGGCCCACTCCGATCGTTACGGTGAGATCGCCCGGCGGTAGGCCCAGCAGTCGTGCATCGGTCCCCGCGGTGAGCGTGAGGATGGCCTGGCCGAGGTCGGCCAATAATGGGCCGACAGCCACGGCATCGCCGAGATCGGCCACCACGGCCAGCAGATTGGGCTGGGCCGATCGGGGGAGCGTGATGCCCGCTTGATACCGGCCCGTCGGTGACACCGGCGTGGTTGACGCGGGGGCATCAAGTTGGCCCGACTGAGGGGAACCCGACTCGCACCCGGCGGTGAGGCCGGCGGCCATCGCGGTACCGGTGACACCGAGGAACGCGCGGCGTGACGGGCGATAATCGGCTCGGCTCACGGTATGGAGAGTGCCATATCCGCCCTCCCACAGGCGAATCCGGGGTCCATGCCAAACTTCGATCATGCCTCGTTTCGGTTTTCGCGTGATAGTCGCGATGCTGGGTACACTGACACTCGTATTGGTCGGCTGTGGCGCCGGCGATGACGGATCGGGCCAGGGCCGACGGCCGACCGGTGCGCACGTGACGATCCGAGTGCCGGCCGACGCCCCGACGATCTCGGCTGCGGTGTCTCTCGCTCAGCCCGGTGACCTCGTGTTGGTCGCGCCGGGCGTGTACCAAGAGTCCGTGAAGATCGCCACGGCTCAAATTACGCTTCGTGGCGAGTCTCGGGACAAGGTCATTATCGACGGGCGGTTGCAGCAGCCGAACGGCATCGTCGTCGCCGCACCCGGGGTGGCCGTGGAGAACCTGACCGTCGAGAACAACACGCAGAACGGGGTACTGGTCACCGGTTCGGCGAAAGCGGTTGCCGGATTGCCGGGGAAAAGCGGCGGCTACGACACCGGCGACGAGCCCGTCACTTTCCTGAAATCGTTCCTGGTCTCCTATGTGACCGCGACCCGCAACGGGCTGTACGGCATCTACGCGTTCTCCGCGCAGAACGGCGTCATCGAGCACTCCTACACGTCAGGTGGGGCTGACTCGGGGATCTATGTCGGCCAATGCAAGCCGTGTCACGTCGTGGTGCGGGACAACATTTCCGAACTCAACGCGGTCGGTTACGAAGGCACCAACGCCAGTGGCGACATGTACGTGGTGGGTAACCGTTTTGTCGGCAACCGGGTCGGACTCACCATCAACTCCGACCACCAGGAGAAGCTGCTCCCGCAGCGGGGTTCCGTCGTCGCCGGCAACCTGGTCGCGGGCAACCAGCAGACACCGACCCCCGAGCAGGCCGACGGCGGGTGGGGCATCGGCATCGGCATCGATGGCGGCAGCGAGAATCAGTTCAGCCGCAACCGAATCGCCGGCAATATCAACGCTGGGCTGGTGATTACCGCAACCACCGACCTGCCACCGGACGGAAACCAGATCGTGGAAAACGCTTTCGCCGCCAACGGCATTGACGTCGGCTGGACGTTTCCCACCGCCACGCAGGGACGCGGTAACTGCCTGCACGCCAATGATCTGCGCACGACGGTGCCCGCTCAGCTCGTGACGACCGCGTCCTGCCCGGTTCCTGCCCAATCGTCCACGCCGTCCGGCACGTGGGCGATGCCGAAGGCACCCGGCGGTATCCCGTTCACCGATGTGGCTGTGCCTGACGCACAGCCACAGTTCCCCAATGCCACCACCACCGGCGCCACGGCTGTTCCGGCCGTTCCGGCGCTACCGGACACCGCAAGCATCCCGCTGCCGTCGGCGTCACTACTCGCCGGCTGTGCGCTGGTGCAGACATCCTGAGCGGCGGCTACCGAGTCGGGCCGACTCCGGGTACCGGCGGAACCGGAATATACCTCTGCGTGTCGAAATCGATGACCACTGGCTGCGGTTCGGAAGCCACATTGACCTGAACCCGATACATGGTGCCGTCCGAGCCGATCCAGTAGCGCACGTTGCCCGCCGTACCGGGCTTGCCGTTGGCGTTCGGCCCAGTCATGACGTCCACCTGGTGGCCACCCAACTGGTCCTGCCCAGTCCAGGTGGCGCCGTTCTGCGGCAGTAGTGCGGCGTTGTCAGGCCGGTCGCTGCCGAGACCGAGCGCGATGGCCAACGAGGTGTCCAGCGCACTGCCGGTCGTTTGCATCGGACGGCTATACCAATCCGACCCGGGCGGCGATTCCGGTGCTTGCGCCGGGGTGTTCGCCATCGGGTGGACAAGCACGGTGGCGGCCGTCCATTCGATCAGCCCGTCGCTGGACGTATCGCGCCCGGTGCCGTGCACCACGCCGTAACCGAGTTTGCCGCGGTAGTCGATGGACCCCGTGATGACCAGCCCACCAGCGGCGCTTGGCACGGTGATCGTCACCGCGCGGCCCCCCGCTTGGTAGTTGCGAAACCGCGTGATTGCCAGCCGGTTCGCCTCATCCGGGGTCAATGCACGTGGACCGGTAGGGCCTGAGCCGTTGCCAATGACCAGAAACGCGACCACTGCGGCGGCCGCGATGCCGATGACGGCTGCCACCCAGCGTGGCCGCAACCATCGGCGCTGGCCGGCCGCGCGCCGCGGGATACCTTGCCGGATTCTCATGCTCCGCACACGGCGCGACGCTAACAGGTCCGCTGATGCGTTTCTAAATTACCTATCTTGGCAGCCGCACGGCGTTCTGGTTCTATATAGCGGTTCGGGGGGATCTTTCGGGGCCAGCGTGTCACTTGGGCCACGAAACCGATGTTCAGCCAGAGAAGGGCTTGTTCATCATGACAAGGGGACAGCTATAGCTATGAACCGAGCCGGTAGAGGATTCAGCCGGACAGCCGGGAAAAGTACGGGCCGGCTGGCGCGTGTGGGGTTGTCCGGGCTGTTGCTGATAGGCAGCGCGACAGGCCCGATGGTGGGCACGGCCGGGGCTTCGGCGGCTGACGGCACACTGACGGTCGAGGTACTGCGGGATTTCTTTGGCACCGGCGTGATCAACGCCACCATGGACGTGCCGCAGCAGGGGATGAAGGTTGACGTTGCCGACCCGGCCGGCCATCACGTCACCGGCATCACGGATGCCACCGGAAAAGTCGTGGTGTCGCCGTCGACCGTGCTGACCGGCGGCCAGTACCGCGTCGATGTCACTGTTCCCGCTCCCTACAGCAATTATTTGCGGGCGGCGCCGGCTTCGACCGCAGCGAACCACTTCGACAGCTTCACCACGTTCGTCGACGTGTCGGGCGGCAAGAACGCCTCGGTAATCACCGGGGTCTGGGACGCGGCCGACTACACGCTCCCCGATTCGCGGTATTTCGTGCCGATCCAGAATGGCGCTAGCGGGACCGACACCCGGGCATTGGTGACGTTCGGAGTGAACACCCGGGGCTCGTGTCCCGGCGACGTGGCGTGCCCGACCACGCTCGCCACGCAATCCCAGGTGGGCACGACTTTCGGGCTGGCCTACGACAAGTACCGGCACCGGCTGTTCCAGAGCGAGTTCGCCCGGCGGTACGCCCCGTACGGTCCGGATGGCGGAGACGCCATCTACACCGTGCCGGCCAAAGGCGGAAGCGCGCCGACCCTGTTCGCGAAGGTGCCGTTCGCCACGGTGACGCCGCACGACACCGCGAACATGATTAAGGATCCCGGGTTCACCAACGCGCCTGGTAAGGAGAGCATCGGTGGCCTGGCCCTGTCGGAAGACGGCTCGACCCTGTACGCGGTGAACCTGCTGGCCCGGACCCTGGTGAGCTTCGATGCGACCGGGGCCACCGCATTACGACCCAAAGCGACGGTGCCGATCCCGGCCCCGGGTTGCGCGGCGCCCACCGACTGGCGGCCGTTCGGGCTTGAAACCCACAACAACACGCTTTATGTCGGTGGCGTGTGTTCCGCGGAAAGCACCCAGAACCGGGCGGACCTGAAGGCTGTCGTCTACGCCTACGACGGCAAGCAATTCAGCACGGTCCTGACCCAGCCGCTTACTGCCGAGCGCGGTGCCGTCTTTGCCGGTAGCCCGAGCGCGGGGCAGAACAACCACTGGAACCCGTGGAACACCGACCTGTCAACCTGGGACGCATTCCGCCCTAGTGGCACCGCCTTCATCGATCCGCAGCCGGAGTTGGCCAGCCTCGCCTTCGCCCGTGACGGTTCGATGATCCTGGGTTTCCGCGACCGGTTCATGGACGTTCTCAGTGCGAGGGGGCTGGACCCTCGGCCGGGCAACAACACCCCGGAACTCGGCATGTCCGGTGGTGACATCAACATGGCCTGCGCCAATCCCGCCGGTGGATACTCGTGGGAAGGCACCGGAAACTGCCCCAACCACGCGAAACCCGCCACCAACGGCGGCCAGGGCACTGGTGTCGTCGAATACTTCCCGGGCGAATTCTTTTCCGGCGGGCACCAGGAAACCGCGCTAGGCTCGGTGGCCTACATTCCGCAGCAGCAATGGGTCATCAGCACGGAGTTCGACCCGACCGTCCACATCGAAACCAGCGGAACCGGTTACCACAACATCAGGACCGGCGAGGGCCCCGGTAACAACCCGGCCGCCAACGCCTACGAGTTCGTCGGTCAGGCCGAGAATGGGTTCGGTAAGGCCGGTGGGCTCGGCGATATCGCCTATACGGCGGCGAATGCGCCGATCCAGATCGGCAACGTGGTGTGGTTCGACGGCGACCACAACGGAATCCAGGACGCCGGACAGGTGCCGCTACCGAATGCGACGATCAACCTGCTGGACGCCAGTGGCAAGAAGGTCGCTACGACCAAGACCGATGCCGCCGGCGAGTACTACTTCGGTGGGGTCGGCGCCGCCTACGAGCTCACGCCGGGTGCGAAGTACACCGTGCAGTTCGACGTGTGTACCGCGAACACCAGCAAGGTGCCAAGCCAGCCGCCGGCAACCGAGCTGCGGTTCACGCTCCCGCTGGCCGGCAATGACCGGGCACATGACTCCAACGTGATCCCGCCGACCACCGGGCAGCTGTGCAACGGATACGCACCTGTCACGGCGCCCGCCAACCCTGGAGGGGTTGATCACACGATCGACGCCGGCGTGTACATCCCACAGGCGGCACCGCCGACGTCAACGCCGCCGACGTCCACGCCGCCGGCCTCTACGCCTCCGACGGACCCGACGATGCCTACCAATCCGCCCCCATCCAACACGCGGACGGACTCGCTGGCCTACACCGGTATTTCCAGCCTGCCAGCGATAATCTTCCTCGGTGTAGTGCTCCTCGGTGCGGGCGCGGCATTCGTGTTCGTGAGCCGGAAGCGTCGCGCCAAGCAACGCTGAAAAACGGGTGGTCTGCCCGCCTGCGATTCGGAATGGCGCGGGCGGGCAGACCATGCCTGTTGCTCTCGGCTCCCGCAGGGCGTCAGGTCAGATGTAGAGGTCGATGCTGCCATCGTCGTTGAAGCCAAGTTTCTCGTCGCGGCTGTCCGGGCAGGCTGCGCCGTCGCCATTAGCCCGCAAGCCGTGACTCCTGCTAAGAATCGCGTGCCGAACACATGAGTATCAGCAAGCAAGCTTACTCAGACCCGGCCGAGCCGGACGCGGACTTTGCCGGAACCCTGCAATGACCGGCGGGCGCGCCAACCCTGAAACTACAAAGTCATTAGCGGCCGTTAGTGTGGCGGGTCCGGGACGATGACGATCAAGTGGGGACTTATGGCGACGACGGCGCGGGAGCGGTTGGCTCGGTTGCTCAGGGGCTCGGAGTCGGCGGGGGCGTTCAGCGCCGAGCTGATCGCGCCGTCGCATCTCTTCGAGCTTGAGGTGTCCGGTGTGGGGCCGGTAAGCCTGCCGATCCGGGCGCCTGCGGCGAGGAAGTTGATCTCGGTGGCGCGGCCTGCGATGTTCGGGCGGGGTGAGGAGACGCTGACCGACACGGGGGTGCGGGATACCTGGGAGTTGACGCCGGATCAGGTGTCGCTGGGTGGGTCGGGGTGGGCGGCGTTGTTGGAGGGTGCGCTGGAGCATTTTCGTGACGCGCTGGGGCTTGCCGGGGCAGTGCGGTTGGTCGCGGAGCCGCATTCGATGCTGGTGTATGGCAAGGGGCAGTTCTTTCTGCCGCATCAGGATTCGGAGAAGCACGACGCGATGGTGGGCACGCTGGTGGTGTCGTTGCCGTCGACGCATACCGGTGGGGAGTTGGTTGTCGAGCACGCGGGTGAGTCGCGGACCTATCGTGCGTCGAAGTCGGAGTTGGCTATGGTCGCGTTCTATTCCGACTGCCGTCACGAGGTGACGCCGGTGCGGTCCGGGTATCGGGTGACGCTGACGTTCAACCTGCTGGCCGTCACCGAGGCCTCGACGGAGGAGCCCGGTTCGGTCGCGGAGCTGGCGCAGTGTCTGACCGAGCATTTCGGTACTCCGGCGACCTCGCGCTATGGGGGCCGTGATCTCGGGCTACCGAATCGACTTGTGTTCCTGCTTGACCACGAGTACACGCAGCGCGGCCTGGGCTGGAGTCGGCTCAAGGGTGTCGACGCAGAGCGGGCCGCGTTGGTGCGCGCCGCGGCGGAGGAGGCCGGGTGCGAGGCGGTGTTGGCGCTGGCGGAGGTGCGGGAGACCTGGGACGCCGACTCTGATGACGGTACCTACTACGACGAGGTCACCGACGACTACGAAGAGGTCACCGAGGACTACGAACTGCGGTCGTTGATCGACGACGAGATCACCCTGGGCTGGTGGACTAACCAGGACGATGGTGGTGAGTCGATCTCGCTGTACGTCCCTGACCATGAGGTCTGTGCCCCCACTGCGAGCGCGGACCTGAAGCCCTACCAGTCCGAGTACGAGGGCTACATGGGCAACTACGGCAACACGGTGGATCGGTGGTATCGGCGGGCAGCGATCGTGGTGTGGCCGAGGGAGCGGGCGTTCGCGGCGCGCGCCGAGGCTGGGTCGGGCTGGGCGCTGCACGAACTCCGTGACCGCATCGAGAGGGATGATGTGGCGGGCGCGCGTGGCGCGGCGGAGTCGCTGGCGCCGTTCTGGAAGACGACGGGGCCGCAGCCGGAGTTGCTGGGTGTGGCGCTGGCTGTGGCGGGTGGCCTGGACGCTGCCGAGACGGCGGCGATGTTGCTTGAGCCGTTCGGGATCGAGGCGCTCGCGCGGGACCATGCCGAGGCGTTGGCCGAGGTGGCTGGGCGGTATGGCGAGGAGTGGACCGCGGACGTCATCGGCGGGTGGTTCGGCGCCCGACACAACCTCGGACCAGATCGAGACGGGTGGATCGAGACGCTGCCAGGGTTGTGTGAGGCGCTGCGTGCGGCGGGCGCGCCGGAGGTGGCGCGATTGCTGACCGGCCGAACCTGGTACTGGGCGGATCTGCAACTCCGGTCCTGTATCGTCAGCGGGCGAGCCGACAAGCGTCGGCCGCAGTTGCAGCGGCTCGGATCACCGCTGGCGCGGCTGTTCGAAGCGGCCGAGGAAGCACAGCGCG is a window of Saccharopolyspora phatthalungensis DNA encoding:
- a CDS encoding SdrD B-like domain-containing protein, translating into MVGTAGASAADGTLTVEVLRDFFGTGVINATMDVPQQGMKVDVADPAGHHVTGITDATGKVVVSPSTVLTGGQYRVDVTVPAPYSNYLRAAPASTAANHFDSFTTFVDVSGGKNASVITGVWDAADYTLPDSRYFVPIQNGASGTDTRALVTFGVNTRGSCPGDVACPTTLATQSQVGTTFGLAYDKYRHRLFQSEFARRYAPYGPDGGDAIYTVPAKGGSAPTLFAKVPFATVTPHDTANMIKDPGFTNAPGKESIGGLALSEDGSTLYAVNLLARTLVSFDATGATALRPKATVPIPAPGCAAPTDWRPFGLETHNNTLYVGGVCSAESTQNRADLKAVVYAYDGKQFSTVLTQPLTAERGAVFAGSPSAGQNNHWNPWNTDLSTWDAFRPSGTAFIDPQPELASLAFARDGSMILGFRDRFMDVLSARGLDPRPGNNTPELGMSGGDINMACANPAGGYSWEGTGNCPNHAKPATNGGQGTGVVEYFPGEFFSGGHQETALGSVAYIPQQQWVISTEFDPTVHIETSGTGYHNIRTGEGPGNNPAANAYEFVGQAENGFGKAGGLGDIAYTAANAPIQIGNVVWFDGDHNGIQDAGQVPLPNATINLLDASGKKVATTKTDAAGEYYFGGVGAAYELTPGAKYTVQFDVCTANTSKVPSQPPATELRFTLPLAGNDRAHDSNVIPPTTGQLCNGYAPVTAPANPGGVDHTIDAGVYIPQAAPPTSTPPTSTPPASTPPTDPTMPTNPPPSNTRTDSLAYTGISSLPAIIFLGVVLLGAGAAFVFVSRKRRAKQR
- a CDS encoding right-handed parallel beta-helix repeat-containing protein, which gives rise to MTIRVPADAPTISAAVSLAQPGDLVLVAPGVYQESVKIATAQITLRGESRDKVIIDGRLQQPNGIVVAAPGVAVENLTVENNTQNGVLVTGSAKAVAGLPGKSGGYDTGDEPVTFLKSFLVSYVTATRNGLYGIYAFSAQNGVIEHSYTSGGADSGIYVGQCKPCHVVVRDNISELNAVGYEGTNASGDMYVVGNRFVGNRVGLTINSDHQEKLLPQRGSVVAGNLVAGNQQTPTPEQADGGWGIGIGIDGGSENQFSRNRIAGNINAGLVITATTDLPPDGNQIVENAFAANGIDVGWTFPTATQGRGNCLHANDLRTTVPAQLVTTASCPVPAQSSTPSGTWAMPKAPGGIPFTDVAVPDAQPQFPNATTTGATAVPAVPALPDTASIPLPSASLLAGCALVQTS
- a CDS encoding 2OG-Fe(II) oxygenase; this translates as MTIKWGLMATTARERLARLLRGSESAGAFSAELIAPSHLFELEVSGVGPVSLPIRAPAARKLISVARPAMFGRGEETLTDTGVRDTWELTPDQVSLGGSGWAALLEGALEHFRDALGLAGAVRLVAEPHSMLVYGKGQFFLPHQDSEKHDAMVGTLVVSLPSTHTGGELVVEHAGESRTYRASKSELAMVAFYSDCRHEVTPVRSGYRVTLTFNLLAVTEASTEEPGSVAELAQCLTEHFGTPATSRYGGRDLGLPNRLVFLLDHEYTQRGLGWSRLKGVDAERAALVRAAAEEAGCEAVLALAEVRETWDADSDDGTYYDEVTDDYEEVTEDYELRSLIDDEITLGWWTNQDDGGESISLYVPDHEVCAPTASADLKPYQSEYEGYMGNYGNTVDRWYRRAAIVVWPRERAFAARAEAGSGWALHELRDRIERDDVAGARGAAESLAPFWKTTGPQPELLGVALAVAGGLDAAETAAMLLEPFGIEALARDHAEALAEVAGRYGEEWTADVIGGWFGARHNLGPDRDGWIETLPGLCEALRAAGAPEVARLLTGRTWYWADLQLRSCIVSGRADKRRPQLQRLGSPLARLFEAAEEAQRDEIRAALRERGDKVLVCVMSALRSANERRSAGLEVLAQDCAALLDTIIARPARAEDDWSIDWTGCGCELCGTLGDFLHSRSQRGFEWPLAAEKRRHVHSRIDSADLPVRHQTRRQGRPYTLVLTKTKALFTRPEEERQQAVADLAWLRSSWGVGEDNASFTPHR
- a CDS encoding Dyp-type peroxidase → MSRADYRPSRRAFLGVTGTAMAAGLTAGCESGSPQSGQLDAPASTTPVSPTGRYQAGITLPRSAQPNLLAVVADLGDAVAVGPLLADLGQAILTLTAGTDARLLGLPPGDLTVTIGVGPRLVRMVDPSLPGAVDLPQFSRERIAPQARGGDLLIQICASDALAVSVVAAALLDQAGDRIRERWRQSGRRGSNIPVDQGLTAPRNLFGFIDGIVGPHTTVQEQRDLWLAGPAPVAGGTIAVLRRMELDLPRFATLPVAGQEAVFGRRRATGVPLSGGTITSDPDLGAKTPDGRYLIPADAHVRRAHSNVVGVGLMLRRSYSTDEPVPGLLFMSFQNDIRTFTNTLTHMDNSDALLQFTTTTASATFLILPGFDQQHPLGATLFH
- a CDS encoding DUF2020 domain-containing protein, with amino-acid sequence MRRTVLALGITAALTTACSQTNQSAPTSTTPTTTTTPVQLPPDPQPTGAGPCPYLTNTFVADANGQRVSKVQTSADKPHPACFFYALTGKLQLTVRVYSGDPAVAKALVDNAAPVDTSNPATDPAGWQGGYQSTEAGAVYAVVKGGAAVIVTTNQKLTVKARSVARQAISALGL
- a CDS encoding class E sortase translates to MAILEAPKFSGGLGAKIVRTFGELLITAGLVVLLFVVYELYVTDLFSAKKQASATMTLNGDWARGRQPHPELIDGKAFAKLYIPSFGADYHFTIQEGAEAAALEVGPGHYKGTALPGEPGNFAVAGHRVGKGAPFNDLDLLSSCDAIVVETQTDFFVYRVLPPSDEIANWSTGKGAQPQCSHVGTLRTKAADGGPYGETYGREIVSPNEGDVVAPVPHKPLDILPPAQQVALLTLTTCHPQFSDRQRLIVHAVLTNQFPKTADATYVQLLQAIGEA